Genomic window (Lutra lutra chromosome 6, mLutLut1.2, whole genome shotgun sequence):
aagcaggctgcctgctgcaggactccatcccaggaccctgggatcttgacctgaatcaaaggcagacacttaactgatgagcTATCCAGGTGTCCTGGAAGCAGGACTCTTGGAGAAAGGGTGATTTCAGATCTGCAGCAAAAATTAAACAAGGTGAACCCATggagtgctgggtggctcagttggttgagtgtccaactcttgattttggctcaggtcatgttctgagggtcctgagatctagctcCACAaaggactccatgctcagtgggttaTCTggttgagatttctttttctccctgtccccctgtcccttccctctccccacttatgcactctctctctaaaataaataaatctttaaaaaaaaaaaaaaaaaagaggtgaaccCAGAACAAATTTTCTTGTCAGTAAGCAAGGAAGCTATCAAAAACTAgtagggtaggggcgcctgggtggctcagtgggttaaagcctctgccttcagctcaggtcatgatcccagggtcctgagatcgagccccgcatcaggctctctgctcagcggggagcctgcttcctcctctctctctgcctgcctctctgcctacttgtgatctctgtctgtcaaataaataaaaaaaaattaaaaaaaaaaaaactagtaggGTAATGTCAAAAGGATTCAGGAACCAATCTGAAATAGCACCCACAATATTGGGTCAAAGACGGGCAATTTGAACAccaataagaataataaatacagtgagtcaaacattaaatatatacttatacatatttaaattcttatgtttataatgctattttaaaacaaaaaatactttattatttaccTTTGAAGGATTACTGACATGCTTCATTATTTGTGAAATGGTaaatgagggaaagaaataaacaattttcttgcttttcctatatgattttatggtatatatgcatatgctCAGAAGGAGGATAAAAACCAGAAGGATATATACCAATACACTAGTGAAAATggttgtgggttttgtttttttttttaagattttttttatttatttgagagagagatgcagagagagcaagcataagcagagggaagagacagaagtagaggagaagcagactcctctgagcagggaggccagtgctgggctcaatcccaggaccctgagatcatggcctgggcTGAAGGAAGACGCTTTGAGATACTTAGGTGCCATGTGAAAATGGTTGTTATCATTGGTTACTGAaattacagggttttttttaCTGTACTTACTATATTTTGTGGgctttgtttcctatagttcCTATAGTTAtcctataataaaataaaattaattataaagataataaagtTCTAAGTTTTCTATTAGATTACCTGATTACTATTCTTTACATTAGGCCTTCAAACAAGTTGGAAATATGGGAGGATCTGAAGATAATAAGTAAGTCTTCCTACTTTGTGTGACAgcacatctttaaaatacatataaagggAAATTTTTATACTCACTCTTTTATGTGGATGACCCTTTTCTACCTCATAAAGTTGTCCACATTAAATAATTCTCATAAAGCAAGTTGATCAATATCTGGTCCTAGAAAGTATTCAAGAAATATTAGTGGTGGTAGTAGtattactgttgttattattatgatATGTAAACCTGTCCTAGACCACATATGCCTACATTAGGTATGATACCTAcaatattatgtctttttttttttctttttttttttttttttagagagagggagagaaagagtatgtgaggaggctgggaggggcagagtatATAGTGTATACAAAGTATACACACAGGTCTCAGTACTTTATACTACCAAGCATTCCTACATTTTCCCATCCATTCATATGATCCTTATCAACTAAATTATGCTTTAGCtttgcctatttaaaaataaattaaacctttaTAGTACTCTGTTTCAACCACCCCTTATATAATACCAAAGACTTCTACATTCTTCCCTCCCACTCATTCCTTGACACCCTAAAGCCTGACTCCTACTTCTGTGTCTCCGCCCAAACATATCTCACAAGCACCAATAGTAACTTCTGTGTTACTAAATCTACCGGACATTTTCCTCCTTCTAGACCTCTTGGCAGCATTTAAcacctttgctttctcctctgttttGAACACTCTGTCCCAGGCTGCTGTGAAGCTAGTCTCTGGGTGTCCCCCATCTGTCCCTTTCTCCAGCCCTTAGATGGTCTCAGCCTCCTTTACCTGCTATTGCAAACTGGAGTTCTTCCATGCTCAGCCCTCTACTCTCAGCTCTCAGCTAGCTCCCTGAACAGCTCAGAGTTCTGAGGCTGCAAATCTCAGTGTTTCCCAGGTTTTTTGTGTTCTCCTTTCTAACTAATAATATGTAACTCTTTACTCAATATATTGATTATTgcttttattagttattttttcaattaagagATGATACCTAATTTACATTAAACACGTTATAAGGAGATAGACAATGAATATTTTGAATTGATATATTTTTGTACTTGAAACAACtgcaaatgtatttcttaaagtcATCTTGTAAAAAAGAATAACCATAGGGATAGTTTgtgattttacatatttgtttgttttaataatagtACCAAATGGTTATCTTTTCTCTGTGAAGGTTTCACAAGAAGTATCGTAGCAGTATACAGTACTTGTATGCTGGTGGTTCTTTTGCGAGTCCAGTTAAACATAATTGGTGGATATATTTACCTGGATAATGCAGCAGTTGGCAAAAATGGCACTGTAAGTTTCATAAACTTAACATACATAATGCCCTTTGTATTAAGATTTAATTGGATTTAACTGAATATTACTTACCCTTATATTTCTATAAGATGGGATTTATATTTCATGTGATTATAAACTTCTagcattatttttcatatttgaaacTAGACTTTTTGTTAGgttaaagaatattattttttctatcatttcagGTCCTGAAAAGTCTCAGCTCAAGTTATACTTCATAGTAAacttatatagtatatatttatagtaaGTAACCTTGTTTCTATTTTGTACAGACAGTTCTTGCTCCCCCAGATGTCCAACAGCAATATTTGTCAAGTATTCAGCACCTCCTTGGAGATGGTGAGATTATTTGTGACCtggaaactaattttaatttgttcatttttattattgaggaACTTAAAGTGAACAAggcttttatgtttgtttttcctttaataatagGCCTAACAGAATTGATCACAGTCATTAAACaagctgtgcagaagattttaggAAGGTAAGGCATTTTGCTTTGGCTTCTCTGACTTCCTGATTCtggtgaataaaagaaaaattagaattgtTCTAGTGAAGCTGGTGATTTGACAAATGGTAGTTTGTAAAATTCTTTGTAACCTTATATAGACACAGCCCTGAGATACTGCATTGTGAATCCATTTTCTGCATTAGTGCCAACCTTTTGATACTAAGGGAACAGGTTTAATATTTGTTTACTGATTGACTTCCAAATAAACCAGAAATATTTGGGTCATAACATAAAATACCTACTTTAAAATCTGCCTCTGAGCCTTTTATCTTCCATTTATACTAGTACTTTCTATAATTACAGTGGGAATTTTCTTGTGAAATCTACAACAAGACTTGATGTGGCTCTGTAATAATGACACTTAACTGATGACTGATTTCTTAATCTACTCTAGTGATTTCAGTCAGCAGTTTCAGGTTTGACTGGATCTCAGAGAGTAATCTGTTTAAAAAAGAGTGTGTAAAGGATGTGTTGTATAGTTTCAATTTATCCcaattcccttttctctgtttctagCGTTTCTCTTAaacattctttgtctcttttggacttggaacaaaaactaaaagaaatcagaaatctaGTTGAACAGCATAAATCTTCTTCTTGGATTAATAAAGATGGATCCAAATCTTTATTATGCCATTATATGATGCCAGATGAAGAAACTCCGTTAGCAGTTCAGGTGATTAATTCATAACCATTTAACCAAACCAGttattctatatttaaattttttttttttactatctcttGAAATTTAGATTTCTGAGGTTCTTGAAAGACTCATGATTAAAAGGCTTgtattccagggcacctgggtggttcagtcattaagcatctgccttcggctcaggtcgtgatctcagggtcctgggattgagccctgcattgtgccctgcatcgggctccccactcagctagaagcctgcttctccctctcccacttcacctgcttgtgttccctctcttgctgtctctctctctgtcaaataaataaataaaatctttaaagaaaaattaaataaaaggccTGTATTCCaataacttaaataaaacttcattaatttagaaaacaaacagcaattaTGACTGATTTCTAATTAGAAACATAATTTTAGATTTCAGcaaatttttattgagtattAGTTATGTGAAAGACACTGTGATATATGATTcatacaaaaaatgaataaaacctgtTCATTATATTTGGAGGAACTCTTGAGAAAAGTTCAGTTTATGTGGCTAAACTATATTGTATGAGACCAAGTAGCAGAAGATAGAGCTGATAGCTGGGACAAGATCATGACCAAGATCATGAGCTTCAATttatagaaaaagacaaattttaaccAGACCAATACCACAATTACacaatctgctttttaaataaatcaatgaagGCAATATCAAAATGGACTAAAGGAAACTTTAGTCATCCACTTGAGAAACAAATAAGGCCTGATCTAACAGTTATCAGCTATGGTGTTGCTCCATGCAGGTGTGTTCTGGGCAGTTGTAATTTATTCATtgattaagaataagaaaaatgttggagcacctgtctggctcagtcagtggaacatgcagctcttgatctcaggtcatgagtttgagccccatgttgggtgtagagataaataaacttaaaattaaaaaaaagaagaaaaatgtcaaagattGCAGGTtatatatctcattttaaaatattggggtTTTTTCATATGTAAGCAGGTTATACCATTCTTTACAATTAAGAGAAGAATATCTCACTTGACAACTGGAGAAACCTTAAACCCAAGAGGCTTCTAAGCTATACCTTGTCCTAGAGGCCCCATTAGAACAAAGACTACCATGGTTTTCAATGCCAGCTGTATTTCCATCCGCAAACATAGTCCTGTTTGGGTGTCCAGAGACCTTGCCTTCATGACTAGGCCAAAGAAAGGGTTGTAGCCATTTAGGGGAACCCCATGACCTATAGGATGCAGGCTAAACTGAATAAGCAAATAGATGAAACAGAATTAATGAAAGAACAAGGAGAAAACTTATAAATTCTTCTCAAGAAGATGCATTAAAGAAACTTTCTGGAACGATAAAAcagtttccaaattttaaaattcaacagtggaactaaaaaagaaaatggttcaaAGAACAGGTGAAGAAAGGAATGACAGACCCAATCTTACCTGAACTGAATTAAACCCTGAAACTTTAGACTGAAAGGACACACAGAGCCCCAGACAAGACTAGACTTGATGAAAAAAGACATGGAGATTTTGATAAAATGTCTTaccagttaaagaaaaaaaaaaaaatcccaggccTCTGGAACCTCAAAGGactctttttctttgtaaatatattttagaaatgtgcTCAAGAGGGTCCAAATAAACAAGAATCTTACAAAGTATAATTTTACTTTGACtcatttttttagtatagttgacacacaatgttgcgTTAGTTTCATAGGTAAAAATAGTGAtcccagtcccacattgggctctctgctcagcagggagcctgcttcctcctctctctctgcctgcctctttgcatacttgtgatctctatctgtcaaataaataaataaaaatctttaaaacaaaatagtgaTCCCATAAAcctatacattatgctatacCACAAGTATAATTTCTATCTGTCCCCATACATCcctattataatattattgattatattcctgatgctgtgctttttattctcatgacttacttattccatgactggaagcctttatctcccactcccttcacccattttgcccagccCTTCACAACCCTCCCCTttgcaaccatcagtttgttctctatattaaTAAGTCATATTCTGcttcttgtttcattcatttctttgtgttccacatatgagtgataccatattgtatttttttttcatacttcacttagcacaataccctctacaTCCATCTATGTTGTCTTAAACAGTATcgtctcatccttttttatggctgtgtaatattcccacgcacatatatatgtgtgtgtgtgtgtgtgtgtattgtatgagccagtaattctactattgagtatttactcaaagaaaacaaaaacactaattttatacatgcactcctatgtttattgcaacattatttgccATAACTAAGATTCTGACTCATGCTTTAAATAGTACTCACCTATACATATGAACTTTTACAGTTTTCTTGAgtttaaaaaacttatttcttgatttttaataaaacatagaCTTGTAGATTTCCTGAACTCTTGGGGTTTTTAATATGATTAGTTTCGCATTAACTTTGTGCTAATATTTGAAACCCTAAAGTATAGCATTTTAATTTCACAGGCCTGCGGGCTTTCTCCTAGAGATGTTACCACTATTAAACTACTCAATGAAACTAGAGACATGTTGGAAAGGTATGTATACTGCATGTAACAGAAAACATGTGTTTCTATTTTGAATATACTTATGACTGTTTTTTAGCTTTTCTTAAACGACATATGCAATGTAGTATcttgttaaaattatattttgaatctGTTCCCTGTCTTTAGGTAGGATTTCCTATctaatgtttcttttattaaggtgataagagaaacagatttttatCAAGATGTCCATGCCTTCCTCAAGCTACTTCCTTAGCCTAGAGATTCTGAAATACTAGTTGAGGGACTAGAAGATAGTAAGcatttatattttgagaaaagCTCTCGGGGGTGATTCTGATATACCCAGTGTattagtaaatgtttaacaactagctctgtaaaacaaacaaaccagaaactgAAATTGTAGCAGCAGCAGTTCTGACTACTAACTTGAAATCACTTGATACTGACTTGAGGAGTTGGGGAGAAGTGCACTTTCAAGCCAGAGGTAGCCAGCTCCAGGTAGTCCTCATATATACCAGATGCACACATATGCAATGTGTGTACACtccccccctacacacacacacacacacacacacacactcagtttTGAGAATGTTCCCCCTAATCCTCTAATCCTCTCAGGATAGACTATAATGTCCCTAAAACTTTGAGGGATAAAAATTTCACATCTTCCCCAAATTGAGTATTACTGTTTTAAGTCACCCAGAAGACAACCAGAGTGTTAAAAATGGAGAAAGCATCAGACTATGCAGTAGAAGACTGGAAGACCTAGATTCAGTTTTGGCTTTCCTGTTCATTAGCTGTTGAGCATTGGCTGAGCCACTTAAACTCTTTGAGGTGATTTTATCATTGTAGAATCTGAGTAGTAGTACCAGTCTTATATTAAGTGGTTAATATATCAAAGTTTCTTTTATCCTCAAGATAATTTAGAaccattttctttagttttatttttggaggAAATTATCGTCTCTACTTATATTTTCTTGATCATGACAAAAATCAGCAAATTTGGAGTTTAACTCAGCTATTGAATCTACTGTATGATTTATCAAGTTCTAGTCTCTTGATTTTCTACAATAGCcatttccacatattttcttATTCCAGTTTCCACCAAATCACTCGACGAAGTTCTTCTAGAAAAGGTCATCATTAATCTCTTGCCAAATCCAGTCAAAAATGTTCATCTTACTTGGCCATTCTCTGATAATTAATGCTGTTGATCAAgcctttcttaaaattcttttctcaaGTGGCTTCCATGACCGTAATCTCCTAATTTCTCTCCACATTCTCAGATTATTTCTTCTTAGTTTCCTCTTTATCTGTCTTTCTTACAAACATTAGTTTTCTAAAGTATTTGTTCTTATTTCATCCTCAGCTGTCCCAAGTAATTTCATATTCCCCCATTGCTTTAACAACTATCTGTATGCTAATAATTCCCAAATGTATAGCCCCTTGCCCAACACTCCCATGCACTTGAGATTTCTAGATGTCAAAGATCAAATTAATCTGTTCAACTAGGTATTTTCTAACtttataacacatatatattattctttatatCAAAGAGGTTTTGGGGCTCATGGGTagttcagtaagttaagcatccaactcttgatctcagctctttAGCTATCCTTTTTGGATagatgatctcaaggttgtaagttcaGTCCCCAgactgggctccaagctgggcatggaacctactttaaaaaaaagagaggtttTGTTACATAATGTAACAAAAAGAGCTTAAACTTTAAGATCAAAAAGGCCTGGCTTCAAATTCTAGCTCTTCCATTTACTAATTACATACCTTTGGACaaatttcctcatctcttaagtatccattttctcatctgtacatgATAATAAAACTTTCTGTCTCACTGGGATGTCATGACACAGTATGTAAAGCAAACCAATATCTGTGACTTTAAGATGATTCCTCTTCAAGAGTTTcctaaagaggggtgcctgggtgactcagtcagttaagcatctaccttcagctctggtcctgctctcagggtcctgggatcaagcctcttgacattagactctctgctcagcggggagcctgcttatccctctccctctgcctacccttccccctgctcgtgttctctctttccctgtcaaataaataaataaaatcttaaaaaaaaaaaatgttccctggAGAGAAGTATTACcattattgatatttttgaaaacGCATTGTACAAAATGCTGGATGATAtttaaaaaactcacaaaatCATTGTGTTGTGCTAAATAATAAGCTCACTTTTTATGCTTCATCGTTAAAGATTAGCTCCTTGATATAATCTTACAATGTTTTAGGCTATAAAAAGTAGTTTGTAACTAGAAATATTGGTGGCTGTCAAAGATAACAACATAGttactgaatttatttccttttccattgaGAATCTAAAAAGCAATTTATCCTTCTTATTTTGTATAGTCCAGATTTTAGTACAGTTTTGAATACATGTTTAAACCGAGGTTTTAGCAGACTGCTAGACAATATGGCTGAGTTCTTTCGACCTACTGAACAGGACCTTCAACATAGCAACTCCATGAGTAGGTAAGATGACAAAAAATGTTATGTGTCTAATGAATAATATAAAGAGTGCTTtggatgtgtttattttttgttccaggtaattaaaaaaatcttagaggaTAAATTTGATTGATCATTTGTCAACAAATTAAACTCCCTTAAACTAATGACTCTGTAGAAGCTCCTTCTGgattcaatattaaaaatttcatttcttccccaAATTTTGCCACTATATGGAAATAAATAGTGAAACTACCTTTCTGTAAGCCAAGTTCCAGTTCCAGttcttgggtttggtttttttttttttaactctttagaatataaaactgaaaatgtatttaattactATAAGCCATAATTGGCCCACATAATTCAGTAGTTTGGACATTAAAATAACAAAGCAGTCTTGTTATAAATTCCCATTTGATGAATTATTTCTTACTTCTACAACTAcataatgtattcatttttagcTCTTATTATAGGATTGGGAGTATTTAGTTAGTGCAATTGTTAGTAATTTTAATCACAATTATTTCTAAGTCATATAGTCATACTGCTAAAAtatatcatatggttttattaCATTCTTATTTTGGCATGAATATTTTGGGTGTCCTAGCAGAATTTATACTCTTTAATAAtctattttgtagattttttatattcattaagtACTAAACCAATGTTAACTGACTATAAACTAGTCCATTAAAATGAAACAGTAAGTGATATGCAGTATGTATGTGTAATGTCCAATTTAATTCATAAACATATAGGGTAAGAAATTATTTACTCAGTTCTCTGGAACCCTTCTTCAttgtataaaaaagaataatttgcaATTAACATTGAGGATTTGGAATACTTAGAGCAATAACATTTATCTtctttaacaatttaaatatcaccctaaattttttttagatttaagttatacaaaaataaatttcagcccCTATATACTCCCTAAATCAGGTTGTTCCAATTAATAAAACTTCACTGTAATCTCTGCCTAGCAAGGTGTTAGTTATTTCCTGAGTAGGGATAAAGAATTATAATAGTTGTTTTAATACAAATACTTGACCTTATACCCtaaagaattacaaaaattttGTTATAACCACATCAGCCAGTAGTTTAAACTCCTACAGTTTTCCATATTTTACTTTCCCATCGAACCTACATTTTTCACCTCAAATCATGTTCCTCGGTTATATTTTAATGCTTCTCTCAAAGTCAGAGATTATCTAATGCCCTTGCATATTTCATTACACACACTAGGTATTCAGTAGATATCTCCTGTCTTaagttttttctcttctgtatcaGTAATCAACTTAATACTCCATAATTCAATACTAGAAATATTTCCATTATGCCTTATGctattccttttatttaaaatgtagtgaAAGTTCTAGCCATCACTGCAATTCAAGAAAATAGATTTTCAGTTATTGGCAAAGAGACAAAATGGTCTAGAACCTTTAAGATTCTAGAGATTCTAGATCTAGATTTAAGATCTAGATCTAGATTTAAGATCTAGAGATTCAACTGAAAAGTGATGCTAACTAATACAAGCtcaaattatatgtgtgtgtgtgtgtgtgtgtgtgtgtgtgtatgtgtgtattaatATGTATATCTTCCCataatactatatacatataacatatgcacataatatataatattcaaaaaattattgaaaaagtaAGCAACAAATATACTTTCCTTATAAAACATATAAGGtgaaattattagaataatatGTTATTCATAATAGATAAACCAATAGAATAGTATGTAAAATCCAGAAACAGGTTCTAAAATATACAGGAAATTAGTACATGATGAAGGTGAGGAAGAGATGTATTATTTAGTAAACAGATTAGTCATTTTACAGTGActattgtaaaataataataaatttagacCCTTTTGTACCATACACATAGCCAAAAAAGCCAGGAggtttaaacaataaaaacaaattaacaggTGAATAGGAAAAGGGGAATTGTGAGCTCAAGTTGGAGAATTGAGCACATACAGATTATGGTTGTCATCTTGAGAGTCCTGGGGAACCACAAGGGAAGTGGCAGGAGAGTTACATGATGGAATTAACATTGTAGGATCACTTGGATTGCTCTGTGGAGAAGGAAGTAGGAAAGGAGAATCGGGTTGGGATATAGCAATGGATGAATGAAGACTTCTTTAATTGATTCAGCAAGTACATATTGAGCACATACTGTGCATCAGGCCCTTTACTAAGTACTGGGATAATACAGTAAAACAGACATGTTACCTAATCTCACAGACCTGTATGATCGTGGTgtctttagtttctattttagaaaaattaatgtaCAAAGAAAGACATCAAGCAGGTAAAAACGTGACAGATTTTGGAAAATGCTATCATAAAGGACAATAATGTATAATTTTCTCAGGAACACATAAATCTCtacactgctttttctttttatgcattgCCTCAAATCTCGGCATAGCATACTGGTTAGACAACATAGCCTCAGCATTTTCATGatgtttaaaaggaaatttctagTGTAGCCTCAGGTACAAATATATTAAGTGTTTCATTTAATGTAATAAACCTACATCTATagcccacacacaaaaattatttcatcattGTTTACAAATTGTTTCATCATTTAACAGTCACTATATCATCCGTAAtcacacattcatttattcaccaaaAAAATGATTGTTAAGCACTTACAAGTTAGAAGGTCACTGCTAAGCAGACAAGAGAAACTGCTTAGCCTGGACTAGTTTTGGCCATAGGGAGAGGTAGACCCACTTAGGTAATATTTAGGATTGTGGAGGGATTTGATATAGTCAGGATAGAGAAGTGCCCAAGTCTCCTCTTATATAGCCAGATAGATAATGGTGTAGTTCACTGGAATAGGCAGGAGAAACATTCAACATTGCTGGTAATTGAGAGAAACATAGACTAAAACTGTAAGATACTGTTTTGATCTATCAGACATATCAAGACTtttttatcaagatttttttagaaactggggcgcctgggtggctcagtgggttaaagccgctgccttcggctcaggtcatgatcccagggtcctgggatcgagccccacatcgggctctctgctcagcggggagcctgcttcccttcctttctctctgcctgcctctctgcctacttgtgatctgtctgtcaaataaataaataaaatctttaaaaaaaaaaaaaaagatttttttagaaactaATGCTTGATGTAGAAAGAGGCATAATGGAGCAGGTTTTCTCACACACTGCTGCAGAAGCAGTGGGCATCTTTCAATATACATTATAaaccttaaaaatgttcatacacttgaggcgtctgggtggctcagtcagttaaacgtccaactcttgatttgggctcaggtagtgatctcaggatcctgagaccaagccccacctcatgctctgccctcagtgggagGTTGCTtggactctccctctctccttctgtctctcccccaatttctgctctctctcaaacaaataaataatcatatcctttgacccagtaattctgtGTTAATACAAGAAACTATTTAAGGAAAATGAGGCAAAAACTTAAACACCCAACTCCAAGGAGCTAGATCTAAATTGTCACAGCTAGAGGATGAATTAgctttataatcattaaaaactagataaaaactttagaagaacttttagtaaaatggaaaaatgttcatgacataataaaatacaaaacaatattGCTGGGGAGGTTATAGTCTTgtgtttaaaaaacacacaaaaaagcataGATATGTATAAAAATTACTGGAAGAAACTAACCATGATGTCAGTTACAGTTGTTATTCCTAGGGGGTAGAAttatgtgtgatttttattttcttaatacatttttgtgAGTATTCTTCAGTGACTGTATTGaactataattaaaatgttaagttcccataagaaaatttcagaaaataattattactatGATGATTTTTCAGTCTTTCCAGTGTCAGCTTGCCACTAGCTAAAATAATTCCAATAGTAAATGGACAGATCCATTCAGTTTGCAGTGAAACACCTAGTCATTTTGTTCAGGTAAGAAAGTTTGGGGGTATTATTAAAAAAAGCATTGTATCTTTGGTTGTGGTTATATTTGtctgaaataaaattacatttctctcCTGTGATATTTATGttcaaagaaaccaaaaacttAAAATCACACATAGAGTGTGGTAGCATGCCTCATGAGAGCAATAGTGTATCATGGCAAATTTATGAGGTTGGGAATACCTTTCTCCATGTTAGGTCCAATAGCAATTAGCCT
Coding sequences:
- the PEX3 gene encoding peroxisomal biogenesis factor 3, producing the protein MLRSMWNFLKRHKKKCIFLGTVLGGVYILGKYGQKKIREIQEREAAEYIAQARRQYHFESNQRTCNMTVLSMLPTLREALMQQLNSESLTALLKNRPSNKLEIWEDLKIISFTRSIVAVYSTCMLVVLLRVQLNIIGGYIYLDNAAVGKNGTTVLAPPDVQQQYLSSIQHLLGDGLTELITVIKQAVQKILGSVSLKHSLSLLDLEQKLKEIRNLVEQHKSSSWINKDGSKSLLCHYMMPDEETPLAVQACGLSPRDVTTIKLLNETRDMLESPDFSTVLNTCLNRGFSRLLDNMAEFFRPTEQDLQHSNSMSSLSSVSLPLAKIIPIVNGQIHSVCSETPSHFVQDLLMMEQVKDFAANVYEAFSTPQQLEK